Proteins from a genomic interval of Onychostoma macrolepis isolate SWU-2019 chromosome 17, ASM1243209v1, whole genome shotgun sequence:
- the LOC131523489 gene encoding LOW QUALITY PROTEIN: kelch-like protein 10 (The sequence of the model RefSeq protein was modified relative to this genomic sequence to represent the inferred CDS: substituted 1 base at 1 genomic stop codon) → MMSQYSRPRIWNSRVQRLQSVFEMGRLNTFSYXPTAGKKMENISPTAFTVFDEARLLGEHTDLIIRANDREFQVHKIILCGCSPYFRVIFSSNWSRTPEHFYDIPGMSRNILSLIIQYAYTGSVLITEENVLELLVAADQFLVSGLVEACCQFLESRLCPENCIGICMFTEDFHSCSKLRHKAKLYILQHFEEVLQVSEEFLQLSLEQLEEIIDKDELNVKQEEVVFEAVLHWIDYAPETRRKHIAMLLPKVRMGLMTSDYFINNVKSNALVMENEACVPLIINAMKALFEFDMDLHGPISLELIHQLTRPRLPSAILLAVGGWTNGSPSNVIEAYDANADRWINVTLEDERPRAYHGTAVLDEFVYCVGGYDSVEYFNSVRKLNLITQTWHEVAPMYERRCYVSVAVLNGFIYAIGGFDGHGRLKSVERYDPDTNQWTLTASMNERRSDANATSLQGRVYICGGFTGTDCLFSAESFNPDTNQWTLIAPMRRRRSGVGVIAYGDLVYAVGGFDGASRLRSAETYNPLTNIWCDIASMYNPRSNFGIEVVDDQLFAVGGFNGFSTTSDAECYDEKTNEWFDANEMAIFRSALSCCVISGLPNMAQYAAQRDTVQTQDESDSE, encoded by the exons ATGATGTCACAATATTCTAGACCTAGAATATGGAACTCTAGAGTCCAGAGACTTCAATCAGTGTTTGAGATGGGAAGACTGAATACATTTAGCTACTGACCAACAGCTGGTAAAAAAATGGAGAACATCAGTCCTACAGCTTTTACCGTGTTTGATGAAGCACGTTTACTGGGCGAACACACTGACTTGATCATCAGGGCAAATGACAGAGAATTTCAAGTGCACAAGATCATCTTGTGTGGCTGCAGTCCTTATTTTAG GGTTATTTTCTCCAGTAATTGGAGCAGAACACCAGAACATTTCTATGATATTCCAGGAATGTCCCGAAACATCTTGTCTCTTATTATTCAGTATGCGTACACAGGATCTGTCCTCATTACAGAAGAGAATGTGTTGGAGCTCTTAGTGGCGGCTGATCAGTTCTTAGTCTCAGGTCTTGTAGAAGCCTGCTGTCAGTTCCTGGAGTCGCGCTTATGTCCGGAGAACTGCATTGGCATCTGCATGTTTACAGAGGATTTTCACTCCTGCTCAAAGCTCCGCCATAAAGCAAAGCTCTACATCCTGCAGCACTTTGAGGAGGTTCTGCAAGTATCTGAGGAGTTCCTGCAGCTCTCACTGGAACAGCTTGAGGAGATCATTGATAAGGATGAGCTGAATGTCAAACAGGAGGAGGTGGTTTTTGAAGCCGTGCTCCATTGGATTGATTACGCACCTGAAACCAGGAGGAAACACATCGCCATGCTTCTGCCAAAG GTTCGAATGGGATTGATGACATCAGACTACTTCATCAATAATGTAAAGAGCAATGCACTGGTGATGGAGAATGAAGCCTGCGTGCCTCTTATCATCAATGCAATGAAGGCtttgtttgaatttgacatGGATTTACATGGACCCATCAGCTTAGAGCTCATTCATCAACTGACACGCCCACGTCTGCCCTCTGCGATCCTATTGGCCGTCGGAGGATGGACCAACGGCAGTCCCTCCAATGTGATCGAGGCATATGATGCAAATGCAGACCGCTGGATCAATGTGACTCTTGAGGATGAGCGTCCCAGAGCCTATCATGGCACAGCTGTCCTGGATGAGTTTGTCTACTGTGTTGGTGGTTATGACAGTGTGGAGTATTTTAACAGTGTGAGGAAACTCAATCTTATCACTCAAACTTGGCATGAG GTGGCTCCCATGTATGAACGCCGATGCTATGTTAGTGTTGCTGTTCTGAATGGGTTCATTTATGCCATCGGTGGCTTTGATGGACATGGACGGCTCAAATCAGTGGAACGCTATGATCCTGACACCAACCAGTGGACACTGACCGCATCCATGAATGAACGGAGGAGTGATGCAAACGCCACCTCACTGCAGGGCAGG GTTTATATCTGTGGAGGTTTTACTGGGACAGATTGTCTCTTCTCAGCTGAAAGCTTTAACCCTGACACAAACCAGTGGACCCTCATCGCTCCCATGAGACGCCGCCGCAGCGGTGTTGGTGTGATCGCTTACGGGGATCTAGTTTATGCT gttgGTGGTTTCGATGGTGCCAGTCGTTTGCGGAGTGCAGAAACCTACAACCCACTGACTAACATCTGGTGTGATATTGCATCTATGTACAATCCACGCAGTAACTTTGGAATTGAG GTAGTTGATGATCAGTTGTTTGCTGTCGGAGGGTTTAATGGATTCAGCACAACGTCTGATGCAGAGTGCTATGATGAGAAGACAAATGAATG GTTTGATGCAAATGAAATGGCCATTTTCCGCAGTGCTCTGAGTTGTTGCGTAATATCAGGATTACCTAACATGGCACAGTATGCTGCCCAACGAGACACAGTCCAGACACAAGACGAGTCTGACAGTGAATGA